Genomic DNA from Hydrogenoanaerobacterium saccharovorans:
ATTATCGCATACCCTATGTTTTGGACGGTGATGTCCTCATTAAAATCTTACGATGAGATTTACGGCTCAGTTTGGAGCCTGCCCACTAAATTACACTGGGAAAATTACATTACTGCTTGGCAAAAGGGCATCTCAGGGTATTTTAAAAACAGCCTGCTTGTTACGGTAAGTACGGTTTGCGGGGTTTTGCTCATCGGCTCGCTTTGCGCATATGGTTTAAGTCGCTATCATTTTAAGGGCAGCAAGTTCTTTTTAATGGTTTGTATGGGCGGTATGATGTTATCCCCGCAGGTTTGCCTTATCCCCTTATACAAATTACTTCAGCTTTTGGGCATCCATAACACCTATTTTGCAATGATATTGCCTTACATCGCGTTCCGCCTGCCCATCACGGTGTTGCTGATACGTTCTTTCTTCCTCTCCATCCCCAAAGAATTGGAAGAATCGGCAACACTGGAAGGCTGTTCGGCACTGGGGATTTATTCGCGCATTTTTATGCCGATGTCTAAACCCATTCTGCTGACCTGCACCGTGCTTACCACTTACTATTCTTGGAACGAATTTTTATTTTCGATTATTTTTATCGACAGCGACAAGCTTAAAACAATCCCCTCGGGGTTAATGAATTTTCGTGATGCGCTGCAAACCAACTGGGGGGTGCTTTTGGCGGGCATGGTGATTGCTGCGCTGCCAATTATTATGATGTTTATTTTAATGCAGAAGCATTTTATCCGTGGGATGACTGCGGGTTCGGTTAAGGGTTAAAAGCTGTAAAATAAGGAGAAAATCGTTATGAAAATGATTGCGGTTGGAGACAACGTAACAGATTGCTATATTGACCAAAATAGGTATTATCCTGGCGGCAACGCAGTGAATGTTGCAGTAAACTGCAAACGCAACGGGTTTGACGAAGTTGCTTACATCGGCGTGTTTGGCAATGATGAAAACGCCTTGCATATAAAATGGGCTCTTGACCAAGAGCATGTGAGTTATACGCGGTGCAGAACAGTATTGGCACCCAGCGGCAAACCGGGAGTTCAGTTGAATGCAGAAGGCGACCGTGTTTTTATTGCAGGCGAAAAAAATACGGCACAGCACATTGTTCGCCTGCGGCTAACCCCGGATGACCTTGCTTATATACAAGGGTTTGACATCTGCCATACAAGCTGCTTTTCCAGTATCGAGCCGGAACTTTCAAAAATGAACCAACATTGCCAAATATCATTTGATTTTTCTGAAAATACGAAGCATGAATATTTGAATACGGTCTGCCCTTTTATTCGTTTTGCGTTCTTTTCGGGCTCTCATATGAGCAACGAGCAGGCATACGAATTAATGGATACTTGCCACAGATTGGGCACTGAAATTGTGGGAATTACTCAGGGCAAAAAAGGGGCAATATTCTCTTGTAACGGTAAACGCTTTTTTCAGGGCATTAAAAACACCCATGTGGTGGACACTATGGGTGCAGGCGACAGCTTTATTGCGGGTTTTCTTACCAGATTTGTTCAAAGCGGCAATATGGACGAAGCACTGGATTTTGCAGCAGAATGTGCAGCAAAAACCTGTACATTTTACGGCGGTTTCGGGTATCCTCATCCCATGAAAATTTGAAGGAAAAAGCGTTAATTTAATTGACAAAACAGGAGATTATGTTAAGCTAGAAATAGAATTAATTACCAATACACCAATAGATTTAAGGAGATCCTTTCATGTTAAAGCCAAACCATGCAACTCCTCTTTACGAACAATTAATGATTGCTATCAGAAATGATATCCTAAGCGGAGTGTATACTCTTGGTGAAAAAATGCCAAACGAAACCGAACTGGGCGAACACTACGGTGTAAGCCGCATTACCGTTCGCCGTGCTGTGGAAGAACTGGAAAAAGAGGGTATGCTGGAGCGCAAGCAAGGAAAAGGAACTTTTATAAAACACAGTAAAATTGAAAATAAAATGGATTCGATTTTGGGATTTACCGATACATTAACCCGTATGGGGCGAAAAGCAGGCAGAGTGATACACTCGAAAAAGATTGTTCCCGCCGAAGAATGGATTGCAAATTTGCTGCAGATTAAATTAGGTTCGCCCATTATAGAGCTGAAGCGCACCATGTACGACGAAAACCAGCCTGTTTTATATGATGAATGCTATTATCCGTGTGAGCGTTTTCCGGGAATGCTCGATAAAATAAAAGAAGATGTTTCCACTTACCATTTGATGAAAGAAGTTTACGGTGTGCCCCTGCCCCGTGCCCAAAAAAGGTTTAACGTAGAAATAGCCGATGTGACTATTTGCAACTATTTAAATTGTTCCCCCGGTGACCCGCTGTTTTCTATCCTCAAACTCACTTTTGATGATAAAGATATTCCGGTTCAAATCTCGAAGAGTTTGGTTCTTGCAAGCAGGGCAACGTATGTTTTGGATGTTGATGAACGCAAAAAGTCATCGGCACTACATTTGAAAACAAGAGATACAAATTACAATAAGTAATGAACAATGAAACACCCTCTGCATCGTATAGGATGCAGAGGGTGGTTTTATCGAAAAGATATTCTGTCAGCAGATGCAAAATCCAATTTTATTGTATAGAGGACATATGCTCCATATCTTTTTTAAGGCTGCGATAAATGCTGTGGTACATTTGGTAATACTGGTTATATTGTTCGTGTGCCTGTTGATTGGGAAGAATTTTTTCATCCAACACACGCCAGGTTCTGATTTCATCGAGTGTAAGCGTACCTGTGCCCAGCCCTGCCAGCATCACATCGCCAAGGTTTGCTTCTACATCATGGATGGGGCAAACGATGCTGTAGCCTGTGACATCGGCGAAAATCTGCTTCCAAAGTTTTGATTTGCTCACTCCCCCTGCCAATAGGATTGTTTCACCGAGGTCCTGCCCTGTTGATTCCATTGTATGGCGCAGAGAGTACGCCACAGCTTCGAGAAACGCACGGTAAACATGTGCTTTGGTGTGTGCCAAAGAAAGCCCGAAGATGA
This window encodes:
- a CDS encoding GntR family transcriptional regulator; the protein is MLKPNHATPLYEQLMIAIRNDILSGVYTLGEKMPNETELGEHYGVSRITVRRAVEELEKEGMLERKQGKGTFIKHSKIENKMDSILGFTDTLTRMGRKAGRVIHSKKIVPAEEWIANLLQIKLGSPIIELKRTMYDENQPVLYDECYYPCERFPGMLDKIKEDVSTYHLMKEVYGVPLPRAQKRFNVEIADVTICNYLNCSPGDPLFSILKLTFDDKDIPVQISKSLVLASRATYVLDVDERKKSSALHLKTRDTNYNK
- a CDS encoding carbohydrate ABC transporter permease translates to MKVAAIGSFKRNRFGVGELIWLIILIFGFIIIAYPMFWTVMSSLKSYDEIYGSVWSLPTKLHWENYITAWQKGISGYFKNSLLVTVSTVCGVLLIGSLCAYGLSRYHFKGSKFFLMVCMGGMMLSPQVCLIPLYKLLQLLGIHNTYFAMILPYIAFRLPITVLLIRSFFLSIPKELEESATLEGCSALGIYSRIFMPMSKPILLTCTVLTTYYSWNEFLFSIIFIDSDKLKTIPSGLMNFRDALQTNWGVLLAGMVIAALPIIMMFILMQKHFIRGMTAGSVKG
- a CDS encoding PfkB family carbohydrate kinase — protein: MKMIAVGDNVTDCYIDQNRYYPGGNAVNVAVNCKRNGFDEVAYIGVFGNDENALHIKWALDQEHVSYTRCRTVLAPSGKPGVQLNAEGDRVFIAGEKNTAQHIVRLRLTPDDLAYIQGFDICHTSCFSSIEPELSKMNQHCQISFDFSENTKHEYLNTVCPFIRFAFFSGSHMSNEQAYELMDTCHRLGTEIVGITQGKKGAIFSCNGKRFFQGIKNTHVVDTMGAGDSFIAGFLTRFVQSGNMDEALDFAAECAAKTCTFYGGFGYPHPMKI